One window of the Felis catus isolate Fca126 chromosome E3, F.catus_Fca126_mat1.0, whole genome shotgun sequence genome contains the following:
- the RHBDL1 gene encoding rhomboid-related protein 1 isoform X9: MDRSSLLQLIQEQEDGQGRNEAGRPLRAVGAEGLGPRHWCPGGSGDYVGTEVWSQGAWSLPLPAGLTHPQALAGGPPPPQQLDPENTGFIGADTFTGLVHSHELPLDPAKLDMLVALAQSNERGQVCYQELVDLISSKRSSSFKRAIANGQRALPRDGLLDEPGLGVYKRFVRYVAYEILPREVDRHWYFYRHRSCPPPVFMASVTLAQIIVFLCYGARLNKWVLQTYHPEYMKSPLVYHPGHRARAWRFLTYMFMHVGLEQLGFNALLQLMIGVPLEMVHGLLRISLLYLAGVLAELGWDEVSLQAAEDGAGLGVHELRGGPGRVAPLFPTAACLRPTAQLHGTPGRCSGRGQHGSDHPAQL, encoded by the exons ATGGACAGGAGCTCGCTGCTGCAGCTTATCCAGGAGCAG GAGGATGGGCAGGGCAGAAATGAGGCGGGGAGGCCCCTAAGAGCTGTAGGAGCTGaaggcctgggacccaggcactGGTGTCCTGGCGGCTCCGGGGACTACGTGGGTACAGAGGTCTGGTCTCAGGGTGCTTGgagcctgcctctcccagctgGCCTGACCCACCCTCAAGCCTTGGCCGgcggcccccccccaccccagcagctgGACCCCGAGAACACAGGTTTCATCGGTGCGGACACCTTCACTGGCCTGGTGCACAGCCATGAGCTGCCTCTGGACCCAGCCAAGCTGGACATGCTGGTGGCCTTGGCCCAGAGCAACGAGCGGGGCCAGGTCTGCTACCAGGAGCTGGTGGACCTG atcagCAGTAAACGCTCAAGCAGCTTTAAGCGGGCCATCGCCAACGGACAGAGGGCCCTGCCCCGGGACGGGCTGCTGGATGAGCCAGGCCTGGGCGTCTACAAGCGGTTTGTGCGCTACGTCGCCTACGAGATCCTGCCCCGGGAGGTGGACCGCCACTGGTACTTCTACCGGCACCGCAGCTGCCCACCCCCCGTGTTTATGGCCTCGGTCACCCTTGCCCAG ATCATCGTGTTCCTGTGCTACGGGGCCCGTCTCAACAAATGGGTGCTGCAGACCTACCACCCTGAGTACATGAAGAGCCCCCTCGTGTACCATCCCGGCCACCGTGCTCGAGCCTGGCGCTTCCTCACCTACATGTTCATGCACGTTGG CCTGGAGCAGCTGGGGTTCAACGCGCTCCTGCAGCTGATGATCGGGGTGCCCTTGGAGATGGTGCACGGTCTGCTCCGCATCAGCCTGCTCTACCTGGCCGGCGTGCTGGCAG AACTGGGCTGGGATGAGGTGTCCCTACAAGCTGCTGAGGATGGTGCTGGCCTTGGTGTGCA TGAGCTCCGAGGTGGGCCGGGCCGTGTGGCTCCGCTTTTCCCCACCGCTGCCTGCCTCAGGCCCACAGCCCAGCTTCATGGCACACCTGGCAGGTGCAGTGGTCGGGGTCAGCATGGGTCTGACCATCCTGCGCAGCTATGA
- the RHBDL1 gene encoding rhomboid-related protein 1 isoform X8: MDRSSLLQLIQEQEDGQGRNEAGRPLRAVGAEGLGPRHWCPGGSGDYVGTEVWSQGAWSLPLPAGLTHPQALAGGPPPPQQLDPENTGFIGADTFTGLVHSHELPLDPAKLDMLVALAQSNERGQVCYQELVDLIIVFLCYGARLNKWVLQTYHPEYMKSPLVYHPGHRARAWRFLTYMFMHVGLEQLGFNALLQLMIGVPLEMVHGLLRISLLYLAGVLAGSLTVSITDMRAPVVGGSGGVYALCSAHLANVVMNWAGMRCPYKLLRMVLALVCMSSEVGRAVWLRFSPPLPASGPQPSFMAHLAGAVVGVSMGLTILRSYEERLRDQCGWWVVLLAYGTFLLFAIFWNVFAYDLLGAHIPPPP; encoded by the exons ATGGACAGGAGCTCGCTGCTGCAGCTTATCCAGGAGCAG GAGGATGGGCAGGGCAGAAATGAGGCGGGGAGGCCCCTAAGAGCTGTAGGAGCTGaaggcctgggacccaggcactGGTGTCCTGGCGGCTCCGGGGACTACGTGGGTACAGAGGTCTGGTCTCAGGGTGCTTGgagcctgcctctcccagctgGCCTGACCCACCCTCAAGCCTTGGCCGgcggcccccccccaccccagcagctgGACCCCGAGAACACAGGTTTCATCGGTGCGGACACCTTCACTGGCCTGGTGCACAGCCATGAGCTGCCTCTGGACCCAGCCAAGCTGGACATGCTGGTGGCCTTGGCCCAGAGCAACGAGCGGGGCCAGGTCTGCTACCAGGAGCTGGTGGACCTG ATCATCGTGTTCCTGTGCTACGGGGCCCGTCTCAACAAATGGGTGCTGCAGACCTACCACCCTGAGTACATGAAGAGCCCCCTCGTGTACCATCCCGGCCACCGTGCTCGAGCCTGGCGCTTCCTCACCTACATGTTCATGCACGTTGG CCTGGAGCAGCTGGGGTTCAACGCGCTCCTGCAGCTGATGATCGGGGTGCCCTTGGAGATGGTGCACGGTCTGCTCCGCATCAGCCTGCTCTACCTGGCCGGCGTGCTGGCAG GCTCCCTGACTGTCTCCATTACCGACATGCGGGCCCCTGTGGTGGGGGGCTCTGGTGGGGTCTACGCCTTGTGCTCGGCACACCTGGCCAACGTCGTCATG AACTGGGCTGGGATGAGGTGTCCCTACAAGCTGCTGAGGATGGTGCTGGCCTTGGTGTGCA TGAGCTCCGAGGTGGGCCGGGCCGTGTGGCTCCGCTTTTCCCCACCGCTGCCTGCCTCAGGCCCACAGCCCAGCTTCATGGCACACCTGGCAGGTGCAGTGGTCGGGGTCAGCATGGGTCTGACCATCCTGCGCAGCTATGAGGAGCGACTCCGGGACCAGTGCGGCTGGTGGGTGGTGCTGCTTGCCTACGGCACTTTCCTGCTCTTTGCCATCTTCTGGAACGTCTTCGCCTATGACCTACTAGGCGCCCacatccccccaccaccctga
- the RHBDL1 gene encoding rhomboid-related protein 1 isoform X10, protein MDRSSLLQLIQEQEDGQGRNEAGRPLRAVGAEGLGPRHWCPGGSGDYVGTEVWSQGAWSLPLPAGLTHPQALAGGPPPPQQLDPENTGFIGADTFTGLVHSHELPLDPAKLDMLVALAQSNERGQVCYQELVDLISSKRSSSFKRAIANGQRALPRDGLLDEPGLGVYKRFVRYVAYEILPREVDRHWYFYRHRSCPPPVFMASVTLAQIIVFLCYGARLNKWVLQTYHPEYMKSPLVYHPGHRARAWRFLTYMFMHVGLPDCLHYRHAGPCGGGLWWGLRLVLGTPGQRRHELGWDEVSLQAAEDGAGLGVHELRGGPGRVAPLFPTAACLRPTAQLHGTPGRCSGRGQHGSDHPAQL, encoded by the exons ATGGACAGGAGCTCGCTGCTGCAGCTTATCCAGGAGCAG GAGGATGGGCAGGGCAGAAATGAGGCGGGGAGGCCCCTAAGAGCTGTAGGAGCTGaaggcctgggacccaggcactGGTGTCCTGGCGGCTCCGGGGACTACGTGGGTACAGAGGTCTGGTCTCAGGGTGCTTGgagcctgcctctcccagctgGCCTGACCCACCCTCAAGCCTTGGCCGgcggcccccccccaccccagcagctgGACCCCGAGAACACAGGTTTCATCGGTGCGGACACCTTCACTGGCCTGGTGCACAGCCATGAGCTGCCTCTGGACCCAGCCAAGCTGGACATGCTGGTGGCCTTGGCCCAGAGCAACGAGCGGGGCCAGGTCTGCTACCAGGAGCTGGTGGACCTG atcagCAGTAAACGCTCAAGCAGCTTTAAGCGGGCCATCGCCAACGGACAGAGGGCCCTGCCCCGGGACGGGCTGCTGGATGAGCCAGGCCTGGGCGTCTACAAGCGGTTTGTGCGCTACGTCGCCTACGAGATCCTGCCCCGGGAGGTGGACCGCCACTGGTACTTCTACCGGCACCGCAGCTGCCCACCCCCCGTGTTTATGGCCTCGGTCACCCTTGCCCAG ATCATCGTGTTCCTGTGCTACGGGGCCCGTCTCAACAAATGGGTGCTGCAGACCTACCACCCTGAGTACATGAAGAGCCCCCTCGTGTACCATCCCGGCCACCGTGCTCGAGCCTGGCGCTTCCTCACCTACATGTTCATGCACGTTGG GCTCCCTGACTGTCTCCATTACCGACATGCGGGCCCCTGTGGTGGGGGGCTCTGGTGGGGTCTACGCCTTGTGCTCGGCACACCTGGCCAACGTCGTCATG AACTGGGCTGGGATGAGGTGTCCCTACAAGCTGCTGAGGATGGTGCTGGCCTTGGTGTGCA TGAGCTCCGAGGTGGGCCGGGCCGTGTGGCTCCGCTTTTCCCCACCGCTGCCTGCCTCAGGCCCACAGCCCAGCTTCATGGCACACCTGGCAGGTGCAGTGGTCGGGGTCAGCATGGGTCTGACCATCCTGCGCAGCTATGA